Part of the Gloeocapsa sp. DLM2.Bin57 genome is shown below.
AAATAATGGTTTTGAAGTAATAGAGTCAGAGTTACGTTGGTTACCTGCTAATACTATCGAAATAAGCGATCCTCAACAAGCCCAATCTGTACTTAAACTGCTAGATGTTCTCGAATCTTTAGACGATGTCCAAAACGTTACCACTAATATGGTTAACACGGATCTTCCGTACCTGTAGTGATAAGCTTTCACTTATCTTTTATAAGGAATGTAGGGGCGCAAGCCTTGCGCCCTAGAAGAAATAAACTGTAACTTGCGATACAATTTACTCCCATAATGACGAGAGAGCCATTGCATTTTTTTTCTTATTTTCTATTTCATTAGACCTCCAAATGACTATGAATTTTTAAGATCAAGATTTATATATTTTTTAGACAATTCATACAATTCATACGTTATTAAAACATGATTTCAAACAACAGGTTGTTAGGATAACAGAGAAGACCAGAGTTGTTAATTTACTCAAGCAGTCTTCTCATTTTATTTATGGAGTACGTTATAAGCATCAGAAGAGAGAGCTAAGACAATCGCCCAAAATATTGAATAAAAACTATCAAGGACTATGACAATGAGTAACCAAAATGACTCTCAAAATTCTCTCCCACAATATGACGCGCACATCATTCCGTCTGAATCTGTCCCACGTCACTATTCTTATCAAGAAGCTGACCGCACATCGAGCCAAGCAACAGATGGCTACATGGTAGATAAAGAAGGCTTGCTTATTGAAGACTCTCCTACTATGGCAGAATATGCTCTCCAGTTGCAGGATTTATCTGATTGTTCAAAATCTATCATTGCAAAACTAAATAACCATAGAATGATTAAATGATTTTAATATATGCAAATACTTTGGAGATGAGCATCATGAGTTCAGACAGTCTAGCCGCTTTCAAGCCCTATCTCAGCTTTTTCCACCCAATTACGATGTGGATTTTGTTGGTGGTTGCGCTCTACACGATGTATCTGGGTGTGCAAGTCCGGCGGACGCGCTTGGCGGATGGCAATCTCAAGAAAGAACTGGTAAAGGGTCGGTTCGCTTTACGCCACCATCAAATTGGCGCCATACTCCTAGCACTGATGGTGATGGGGGCGATCGGAGGCATCACCGTGACCTACTTTAACAATGGCAAGATTGTGATTGGGCCCCATCTATTTGCTGGGTTAGGAATGTTGGGGTTAGTTTCCACGTCTGCCGCGTTGGTTCCCTTTATGCAAAAGCATGACTGGGTTCGCAGTATCCACGTTTCGCTGAATCTGATTCTGCTGGGACTGTTTGGCTGGCAAGCCGTGACTGGGGTACAAATTGTACAAAAAATAGTGAGCCAGATGATGCAGTCTGGTTGAGTTAGGGTTCATAGGAAAGAAATGGATTTTTTGTTACGTTTTGTATCGTATTCAGTCAATTCATACAAGTTCATTCAATTCAATCACGAAATCAAACAACCGTCGATTACAGTAAAGACAGAAACAGAGTTGTTCACTCAACTCAATCTAATCATTCCCAAATTTCACCAGAAGAATATCATGAGTTTAAAAAATAGAGCTAAGGCAACTGCTAAAAATATTGAAGGTAAAATTCAAGAAAGCATAGGCAATCTGACAGGCGACCCTAAAGATCAGTTAGAAGGTAAAGCCAAACAGGCTGAGGCAAAAGTTCGTCACACCAACGAAGATGTGAAAGATGAAGTCAAAAAAATCGTTGACTAATTCAGTCATTTGTTTTTTAAAACTCTACTTTCATCGGAGCATTTCCTCGAAGAATCCCTTTCTTTGAGATAAGTGACTTTATATAGTACTTAAAAATACTGTCTAAACTGTGGTTATTAAAAGAATTTCCGCCAAGTTTTCTTGGCTGGAAAACCGCAGAGGAAGCAATCTCGAAGAAATCTGCCTAAAAGCCTATCAACTTAATATTTGACTCAAACTGTTCAAAAATAGAGATTATTACTATGAAAACGAATGTTGGTTCACTCGATCGCCTAATCCGCTTATTGTTGGCTTCAGTGTTATTTTATCTAGGACTGTTCCTTTACGGAGGGACAGTATTGGGTATTAGTATTGTCGTTGCGGGTAGCGTACTACTGGTAACAGCTTTAGTAGGCTTTTGCGGTCTTTATAGCCTCTTGGGAATTCAGACTAACCAGACTAAGGAACAACTTTAGAAGAATCCACTCTAAAGATTGATGAATTCATGACTGTCAACTTTAATTGGACATAAAACGATGTTTAAGTATCTTTACCCTTTGCTGATTGGTTTAGTCACCCTTACCCTTTGGCTGATTCCTCAATTGGCTTGGGCGAGTACGAATCCAGCTGAACTAGCAAAGGTGGTTCAGTCTATTGAAAATCTCGATCAGATGCGTTCCACTTTAGCTTCGACCTTAGAAGGAACGACCGAGCAACCCACTGTACAAACCATGAAAGAAGTTTGCCGTCCTGTAGGAATGCAGGCCATAAAACTCAGCCAAGAAAACGGCTGGCAGGTTAAACAAATTGCCCGTAAATATCGCAATCCTGCCCATGCCCCCGATAATCTTCAGTCCACAATTGCTTTAGCAAAGTTTGAGCAAAATCCAGAACTGATGGGTTTCTGGGAGCGAGAAATCCTCGATGGACAAAATGGAAGTCGCTATTACCGTCGTATCAACGTGGAATCTAGTTGTTTAACGTGCCACGGAGGGAAAGCGAATCGTCCGCAGTTTGTCGAAGACAACTATCCTCAAGACCTAGCCTATGACTTCAAGCTTGGCGATCTGCGGGGAATGTATGCTGTGTTTATTCCCGATCTCCAAAAAGCCTTGAAAAATACAGTGGGTAATTCATAGAGAGCCATATTTCATCCCTCTCCCAATTGCACTAGGGCGCTTGTTAAGAGCACCCTATTTTTTAAACAGAAGTTAACGATTGTGTTGCGTCCTCTGTAACTTCAGGACTATTGGCTTCAGATGGTGGTACAACTTGCCAGAATTTAGGTAGATAAGACTGCCAATCGGCAAGTATTTTAGCACCCCAAGGGCTTTGGGTTTTTTCTACGTGAGCTTGAATCAATTCTCGTAGTTGTTTTTCACCTGTAGAAGTAACAACCCGTTGAATTTTGACGATTTCGGGGTTAACTTTAGCGGGAAAATCTCCTTCTTCGTCAAGGAAATAAGCTAAACCTCCTGTCATACCTGCACCAACATTGCGTCCCACAGGTCCTAAAACTACGATAACTCCACCAGTCATATACTCACAACAGTGGTCACCTGCTCCCTCTACTACTGCTTTAGCTAGGGAGTTACGCACTGCGAAACGTTCACCTGCTGTACCATTAGCGAAGAGATAACCACCTGTTGCGCCATAAAGACAGGTATTACCGATAATGCTATTTTTAGAGCTATCAAAGGTAGTTTGTTGAGGAGGATAAATGATAATCTCTCCCCCATTCATTCCTTTACCGACATAATCGTTAGCTTCTCCTGAGAGAATTAATCTCATTCCTTGGAGGTTAAATGCGCCAAAACTTTGACCTGCACTACCTGTGAATTTAAGGGTTATTTCGCCACTAAAACCTGTATCACCGTAAACAAAGGCGATTTTACCAGCTATTCTTGTACCGACGGAGCGATTAGTATTGCAGATATTCAACTCTTTAGTTACAAAGCCTTGGTTAGCAATAGCGGTGTTAATCAGGTTATCAGTGAGAATTTCGTCGTCTAAAACAGGTCCATTGCTATGTACGCTAATGTGGTTTAACCAACTGCGGTCGCTTTTCACGTCGGGGAGATGGGTTAAGACTTCTAGGTTAAGAGAATGAGTCTTCCCCGGTTTTACGTCTTTACGTGTAGTTAATAAGTCAGCACGACCGATAATCTCTGTTAGAGAAGTATAACCCAAATGAGCCAAAACGTGACGTACTTCCTCAGCGATAAAATAGAAGAAATTAACTACTTGAGCTGGTGTACCGCTAAAACGTTGACGTAAGCGTTCTTGTTGTGAGGCTACACCTACTGGACAATTATTAGTATGGCAAATCCGCGCCATGATACAACCTGCTGCAATCATCGCTACTGAACCAAAACCGTACTCTTGGGCCCCCATAAGTGCTCCCATAACTACGTCATGACCAGTTTTAAAGCCACCATCTACTCTTAATAAGACGCGATCGCGTAATTGATTCTCTAACAAGACTCTATGTACTTCGGTTAAGCCCAATTCCCAGGGTGTACCCGCGTGTTTAATGGAGCTAAGAGGTGAAGCACCTGTACCTCCATCGTGTCCCGATATTTGAATGATATCTGCGTTACCTTTAGCTACACCTGCGGCGATTGTACCAATACCAATTTCGGCGACTAGTTTGACTGATACTTGAGCTTGGGGGTTAATTTGGTGTAAATCGTAGATTAGTTGGGCTAAATCTTCGATGGAGTAGATATCGTGATGGGGTGGGGGTGAGATTAGGGGTACTCCAGGTTTAGAGCGACGTAACATAGCGATATAGGGGCTAACTTTTGGTCCTGGTAATTGTCCTCCCTCTCCTGGTTTTGCTCCTTGAGCCATTTTAATCTCAATTTGACGACCACTCATCAAATATGCAGGTGTTACCCCAAAACGTCCTGAAGCTACTTGTTTAATCGCTGAACAAGCACTATCACCGTTGACTAATCCGTGAAGATGAGCAAAACTGGTGGATTTTCCTGCTGAATCTACGTCGTTAATTGTTTGATAACGTAGGGTGTCTTCTCCACCTTCTCCTGAGTTGGATTTTCCACCGATACGATTCATGGCTATAGCTAGGGTTTCGTGAGCTTCCCGTGATAATGCACCTAGTGACATTCCCCCTGTGCAAAAACGCTTGACTATTTCTTCTACTGGCTCTACTGTTTCTAATGGTATAGAAGGGCGATCGCTTTGAAAGGTTAATAAATCCCTTAAGGCTGTAATGGGACGCTCGGCAATGTATTTTTGGTATAACTGGTAATGATCGTAGTCTTCTGCTTTGACTGCTTTATGTAAGGCTTTTGCCATTTCTGGACTATTCATGTGGTATTCACCACCGGGACGATAGTTGACAAAACCGTAGTTTTCTAGTTTTTTAGCTTTGAGGGTAGGAAAAGCTTGATTAAGAAATGCTGCTACTTCTGAAGCCAACTCTTTTAGAGTCATTCCTCCTACCCGAGAAGTTGTCCCCCCAAAGGCGATATCGATTACTTCTGTTCCTAATCCGATCGCTTCAAATATCTGTGCTCCATGATAAGAAGATAATAGAGATATTCCCATTTTGGACAAGATTTTCAATAACCCTGCTTCTACGGCTCTACGGTAGTTTTCTAGAGCTTTTTCTAGAGTAATCGCGGGTAATTTGCCATTTTGCATTAATTTTTGGGTTTTTTCTTCGTTCCACCACTGATAGATGGTTTCCCAAGTTAAATAAGGACATACCGCTGATGCACCATAACCAATTAAACAAGCATAATGATGAGTACTCCAACATTGAGCTGTATCTACTATTAAAGATGCTTCTAGTCTTACTCCTTGGTGAATCAAGTGTTGATGTACCGCACCTACTGCTAAGAGAGGGGGTATATAGCTCGATTCTTCTTTAATTACTCCCGAAGGGAGCGCTACGCGATCGGACAGAATAATTATCTCTGCTCCTTCTTTAACTGCTTGCTCTGCTTGTTGACATAATCTAGTTAAAGCTTTAGCTAACCCTGATGGTCCATCGGCTAAGGGATATACTGTCCCTAATTCTACGGTTTTAAATTCCGATTGTTTGATATAGTTTAATTGCCCTTCATTGAGTAAAGGACTTTTTAGCTCTAATAATCTTGCGTCTTGAGCAGTTACTGCTAAAATATTGCCTCTTTTGCCTAATAACACTTCTAATGACATTACTAAGCCTTCTCTGATGGGGTCAATGGGTGGGTTGGTTACTTGAGCAAATCGCTGTTTAAAATAGTTATAGACTAGATGAGGTTTTTCTGATAACACCGCTAGGGGTATATCATCTCCCATACAAAAGGTTGGCTCTTTTCCTTGACTCGCCATAGGAACGATTACCATTTCTACATCTTCAGCGGTATAACCAAAGGCTACTTGTTGTTGTAAAAAAGCACTTTCTCCGAGATGACGTTGATTAACTTTTTCTCCAATCTCTCCTACTTCTACTCTAGCTTTTAGCCATTCTTTGTAAGGAAGTGATAGAGCGATTTTTTCCTTTATTTCCCAATTTCTGAGAATTTCTCGCTCTTGTAAATCTACTGCGAGCATTTCTCCTGGACCTAGTCTCCCTTTTTCGAGGATATCTTCTGGGGGTATCTCAATTACTCCTGCTTCACTAGCTACAATCACTAAGTCGTTTTTAGTAAGGCAATAACGCGCAGGTCGTAAACCATTACGATCTAAAGTAGCTCCGACTATTTTACCATCACTAAATACCAATAACGCAGGTCCATCCCAAGGTTCTTGTAAACCACTATAATAGTCGTAAAAATCGCTGATTTCAGGATATTTAGCTAATCCAGGTTGGTTGTGATAGGCTTCTGGTACTAAAATCATCGCTGCTTCTAGAGGAGTTTTTCCTGTTCGTACCAGTAATTCCATAGTACTATCTAGATTATAGGAATCGCTATTATTTACATTGACTATTGGTTTGAGGGATTCTAACTCTTCTGTTGTCCAGCCCTGGGCTGCTAGATTGACTTCTCGCGCCATCATCCAGTTGATGTTACCTAAAAGGGTATTGATTTCTCCATTGTGTCCTAATAAGCGCATTGGTTGCGCAAAGGGCCATCTAGGCATAGTATTAGTGCTAAAACGGCGATGATACACCGCAAATTTACTTTTATAGCTGGGATTGGTTAAATCTTGATAAAATTGTCCTAAGACTTCTCCTCTGACTAATCCTTTATAAACAATTGTTCTCGATGAGAAGGAACAGAAGTAAAAGTCATCTGATAGTAATTTACCAATATGGGAACGCGCAATATATAGCGATCGCTCTAGTTTTTCTCCTGTTAGTTTTTCAGATGATTTAACGATTATTTGTTTAATTTGAGGTCGTGTTTCTTCTGCTTGAAGACCTAATACCGTCAGATTTACTGGTACTTGACGCCATCCTAATACCGTCAGATTTTCTCTAGCG
Proteins encoded:
- a CDS encoding DUF4079 domain-containing protein, with the protein product MSSDSLAAFKPYLSFFHPITMWILLVVALYTMYLGVQVRRTRLADGNLKKELVKGRFALRHHQIGAILLALMVMGAIGGITVTYFNNGKIVIGPHLFAGLGMLGLVSTSAALVPFMQKHDWVRSIHVSLNLILLGLFGWQAVTGVQIVQKIVSQMMQSG
- a CDS encoding CsbD family protein, whose protein sequence is MSLKNRAKATAKNIEGKIQESIGNLTGDPKDQLEGKAKQAEAKVRHTNEDVKDEVKKIVD
- a CDS encoding DUF2892 domain-containing protein, whose translation is MKTNVGSLDRLIRLLLASVLFYLGLFLYGGTVLGISIVVAGSVLLVTALVGFCGLYSLLGIQTNQTKEQL
- a CDS encoding DUF3365 domain-containing protein, which codes for MFKYLYPLLIGLVTLTLWLIPQLAWASTNPAELAKVVQSIENLDQMRSTLASTLEGTTEQPTVQTMKEVCRPVGMQAIKLSQENGWQVKQIARKYRNPAHAPDNLQSTIALAKFEQNPELMGFWEREILDGQNGSRYYRRINVESSCLTCHGGKANRPQFVEDNYPQDLAYDFKLGDLRGMYAVFIPDLQKALKNTVGNS
- a CDS encoding glutamate synthase large subunit → MKQNNPRKEYSESIYLGPRWLVEERDACGVGFLATTTGKQNHQIIEQAVKALDCLEHRGGCSADRDTGDGSGIMTEIPYELFEPWFAEHQIEIPEEGTWGVGMVFLPHDPVEAEISRQHIEEVVARENLTVLGWRQVPVNLTVLGLQAEETRPQIKQIIVKSSEKLTGEKLERSLYIARSHIGKLLSDDFYFCSFSSRTIVYKGLVRGEVLGQFYQDLTNPSYKSKFAVYHRRFSTNTMPRWPFAQPMRLLGHNGEINTLLGNINWMMAREVNLAAQGWTTEELESLKPIVNVNNSDSYNLDSTMELLVRTGKTPLEAAMILVPEAYHNQPGLAKYPEISDFYDYYSGLQEPWDGPALLVFSDGKIVGATLDRNGLRPARYCLTKNDLVIVASEAGVIEIPPEDILEKGRLGPGEMLAVDLQEREILRNWEIKEKIALSLPYKEWLKARVEVGEIGEKVNQRHLGESAFLQQQVAFGYTAEDVEMVIVPMASQGKEPTFCMGDDIPLAVLSEKPHLVYNYFKQRFAQVTNPPIDPIREGLVMSLEVLLGKRGNILAVTAQDARLLELKSPLLNEGQLNYIKQSEFKTVELGTVYPLADGPSGLAKALTRLCQQAEQAVKEGAEIIILSDRVALPSGVIKEESSYIPPLLAVGAVHQHLIHQGVRLEASLIVDTAQCWSTHHYACLIGYGASAVCPYLTWETIYQWWNEEKTQKLMQNGKLPAITLEKALENYRRAVEAGLLKILSKMGISLLSSYHGAQIFEAIGLGTEVIDIAFGGTTSRVGGMTLKELASEVAAFLNQAFPTLKAKKLENYGFVNYRPGGEYHMNSPEMAKALHKAVKAEDYDHYQLYQKYIAERPITALRDLLTFQSDRPSIPLETVEPVEEIVKRFCTGGMSLGALSREAHETLAIAMNRIGGKSNSGEGGEDTLRYQTINDVDSAGKSTSFAHLHGLVNGDSACSAIKQVASGRFGVTPAYLMSGRQIEIKMAQGAKPGEGGQLPGPKVSPYIAMLRRSKPGVPLISPPPHHDIYSIEDLAQLIYDLHQINPQAQVSVKLVAEIGIGTIAAGVAKGNADIIQISGHDGGTGASPLSSIKHAGTPWELGLTEVHRVLLENQLRDRVLLRVDGGFKTGHDVVMGALMGAQEYGFGSVAMIAAGCIMARICHTNNCPVGVASQQERLRQRFSGTPAQVVNFFYFIAEEVRHVLAHLGYTSLTEIIGRADLLTTRKDVKPGKTHSLNLEVLTHLPDVKSDRSWLNHISVHSNGPVLDDEILTDNLINTAIANQGFVTKELNICNTNRSVGTRIAGKIAFVYGDTGFSGEITLKFTGSAGQSFGAFNLQGMRLILSGEANDYVGKGMNGGEIIIYPPQQTTFDSSKNSIIGNTCLYGATGGYLFANGTAGERFAVRNSLAKAVVEGAGDHCCEYMTGGVIVVLGPVGRNVGAGMTGGLAYFLDEEGDFPAKVNPEIVKIQRVVTSTGEKQLRELIQAHVEKTQSPWGAKILADWQSYLPKFWQVVPPSEANSPEVTEDATQSLTSV